A DNA window from Callospermophilus lateralis isolate mCalLat2 chromosome X, mCalLat2.hap1, whole genome shotgun sequence contains the following coding sequences:
- the Awat2 gene encoding acyl-CoA wax alcohol acyltransferase 2, producing the protein MLLPSKKDLKTAMEVFAIFQWALSAFLIVITVLLVNLYLVVFTPYWPVTVLILTWLAFDWKTPERGGRRFACVRKWCLWKHYCNYFPIKLLKTHDISPSHNYILACHPHGLMSHACFGNFATDNKNFTKMFPGITPYMLTLGAFFWVPFLREYIMSTGACSVSQSSMDFLLTQKGTGNMLIVVVGGLAECRYSLPGSSTLVLKNRCGFVRMALRHGVPLIPAYVFGETDLYNQHIFTPGGLVNRFQKWFQRVVHIYPCAFYGRGFTKNSWGLLPHAQTLTTIVGEPLALPKIENPSKDIVAKYHALYIDALRKLFDQHKTKFGISETQELVVV; encoded by the exons TGATCACTGTGCTCCTCGTCAACCTCTACCTGGTGGTGTTCACACCATATTGGCCTGTCACTGTGCTCATTCTTACCTGGCTGGCTTTTGACTGGAAGACCCCTGAGAGAG GTGGTCGCCGGTTTGCCTGTGTGAGAAAGTGGTGCCTGTGGAAACACTATTGCAATTACTTCCCCATCAAG CTTTTGAAGACTCATGATATTTCCCCCAGCCACAACTATATCCTTGCCTGCCACCCTCATGGGCTCATGTCCCATGCATGTTTTGGTAACTTTGCCACCGACAATAAAAACTTCACCAAGATGTTTCCTGGCATCACCCCTTATATGCTCACCCTGGGAGCCTTTTTCTGGGTGCCTTTCCTCAGAGAATACATAATGTCTACAG GGGCCTGCTCTGTGAGCCAATCCTCCATGGACTTTCTACTTACCCAGAAAGGCACAGGCAACATGCTCATTGTGGTGGTTGGTGGCCTGGCTGAGTGCAGATACAGCCTGCCAGGCTCTTCCACCCTGGTCTTGAAGAACCGGTGTGGTTTTGTGCGCATGGCCCTTCGGCATGG GGTGCCTCTAATCCCTGCCTATGTCTTTGGAGAGACAGACCTCTACAATCAGCACATTTTTACTCCTGGGGGCTTGGTCAACCGCTTTCAGAAATGGTTCCAGCGTGTAGTACATATCTACCCTTGTGCTTTCTATGGGCGTGGCTTCACCAAGAATTCCTGGGGCCTTTTGCCCCATGCCCAGACTCTAACCACCATTG TCGGGGAGCCTCTAGCACTGCCCAAGATTGAGAATCCGAGCAAGGACATTGTGGCTAAATACCACGCACTCTATATTGACGCCCTACGCAAACTGTTTGATCAGCATAAGACCAAGTTTGGCATCTCAGAGACTCAGGAGCTGGTGGTAGTTTGA